The following coding sequences lie in one Silene latifolia isolate original U9 population chromosome 5, ASM4854445v1, whole genome shotgun sequence genomic window:
- the LOC141654851 gene encoding uncharacterized protein LOC141654851, translating to MINKRGGKKDAHIDATHYGGSQSFYDRAMSNAAKNKGKMPTVPELFYETHTKERAKGKRVWNSKKNANLYAKFRLRKERNPDISDNELWLDLVDGFNKGGVYGTGTARELLYDRPTSVTPQSQTYMPSIVSQLQTTLETEREERKAAREAREAARDEELKRMKEQMELMTTYFSSCNPG from the exons ATGATCAATAAAAGGGGAGGGAAGAAGGATGCCCACATTGATGCTACGCATTACGGAGGTTCTCAATCATTCTATGACCGAGCAATGTCAAAT GCggccaagaataagggtaagatgCCTACGGTTCCGGAGCTTTTCTATGAGACGCATACGAAAGAAAGAGCTAAGGGGAAAAGGGTGTGGAATTCGAAGAAGAACGCCAATTTATAT GCTAAATTTCGACTTCGGAAAGAGAGGAATCCCGACATCTCCGATAATGAGCTTTGGCTTGATTTAGTGGATGGCTTCAATAAGGGGGGGGTGTATGGAACTGGAACGGCAAGAGAACTCTTGTACGACCGACCTACTTCGGTAACCCCTCAAAGCCAAACATATATGCCGAGTATCGTGTCTCAACTTCAAACTACACTTGAGACCGAAAGAGAAGAAAGGAAGGCGGCAAGGGAAGCAAGGGAGGCCGCAAGGGATGAAGAGTTGAAGAGAATGAAGGAGCAAATGGAGTTGATGACCACTTATTTCTCGTCTTGCAACCCGGGATGA